In Malania oleifera isolate guangnan ecotype guangnan chromosome 8, ASM2987363v1, whole genome shotgun sequence, a single window of DNA contains:
- the LOC131161391 gene encoding patellin-3-like, which produces MAEETQKSSAPEASPPAEEVVVVEKPTAEKEPPPPVPEPEAPEKQTSASVEEAVEAEKSKAPAEDKIAQSVSFKEETNVVADLPDHQKKALGELKQLIQEALNKHEFTEPPPAKEEEKAEEVKPEAVAAAITEQPKEEEKPPSTEEVAKAEEKAEASTETVAEEPPKAETEVPPKAETEVAPAPAAAAVETKEEQKVPPPPEKAEPAAVVVAATVETVTATVVDDDGAKTVEAIEETIVAVSAPAAEPEAAPAEKKEGEAPVPPAPEEVFIWGIPLLGDDRSDVILLKFLRARDFKVKEAFAMIKNAVRWRKEFGIEGLLEEDLGNDLDKVVFMSGFDKEGHPVCYNVYGEFQSKELYQNTFSDEEKRTKFLRWRIQFLENSIRKLDFSPSGICTIVQVNDLRNSPGPGKRELRQATNQALHILQDNYPEFVAKQVFINVPWWYLVFNRMISPFLTQRTKSKFVFAGPSKSADALLRYIAPEQLPVQYGGLSREGEQEFSPADPATEITIKPASKHTVEFVVSETGLLVWEVRVLGWDVSYGAEFVPSAEDGYTVIVHKTRKITLADEPVIGDSFKIGEPGKVVLTIDNQSSKKKKLVYRSKTKPSSD; this is translated from the exons ATGGCGGAGGAAACCCAAAAGAGTTCTGCCCCCGAAGCATCACCACCTGCGGAGGAGGTGGTGGTGGTGGAGAAACCCACCGCTGAGAAAGAGCCGCCGCCGCCGGTACCGGAGCCCGAGGCACCCGAAAAGCAGACTTCGGCGTCTGTTGAAGAAGCCGTTGAGGCTGAGAAGTCCAAAGCCCCTGCTGAAGACAAGATCGCTCAGTCTGTGTCCTTCAAGGAGGAGACTAACGTCGTGGCTGATCTCCCAGACCACCAGAAGAAGGCCTTGGGTGAGCTGAAACAGCTTATTCAGGAAGCCCTAAACAAGCACGAGTTCACGGAGCCACCGCCGGCCAAAGAAGAGGAGAAAGCGGAAGAAGTGAAGCCGGAGGCAGTGGCGGCGGCTATCACGGAGCAGCCGAAGGAGGAGGAGAAACCTCCTTCTACCGAGGAAGTAGCCAAAGCTGAAGAGAAGGCGGAAGCTTCTACTGAGACCGTCGCGGAAGAGCCTCCCAAGGCTGAAACAGAGGTGCCTCCCAAGGCTGAAACAGAGGTTGCGCCGGCGCCGGCGGCAGCGGCTGTGGAGACTAAGGAAGAACAGAAGGTTCCGCCGCCGCCGGAGAAGGCGGAGCCTGCGGCTGTGGTGGTTGCCGCGACTGTGGAGACCGTCACTGCCACAGTCGTCGATGACGACGGTGCTAAGACGGTGGAAGCGATTGAGGAGACCATCGTGGCGGTCTCCGCTCCCGCGGCGGAGCCCGAGGCGGCTCCAGCGGAGAAGAAAGAAGGGGAAGCGCCGGTGCCGCCTGCGCCGGAAGAAGTATTCATCTGGGGAATACCCTTGCTGGGAGACGATAGGAGCGACGTGATCCTCTTGAAGTTCCTGAGAGCCAGGGATTTCAAGGTGAAGGAGGCCTTCGCGATGATCAAGAACGCCGTCCGGTGGCGGAAGGAGTTCGGGATCGAGGGTCTGCTGGAGGAAGACCTCGGGAATGATCTGGACAAGGTGGTGTTCATGAGCGGATTCGACAAAGAAGGCCACCCTGTTTGCTACAACGTCTATGGTGAGTTCCAGAGCAAGGAACTGTATCAGAACACCTTCTCCGACGAAGAGAAGCGCACCAAGTTCCTGCGATGGCGGATTCAGTTCTTGGAGAACAGCATCAGGAAGCTTGATTTTAGCCCCAGTGGGATCTGTACCATCGTTCAGGTCAACGATCTAAGGAACTCGCCCGGACCTGGAAAGAGGGAGCTCAGACAAGCCACCAACCAGGCCCTGCATATTTTGCAAGATAACTATCCTGAGTTCGTTGCCAAACAG GTTTTCATCAATGTTCCATGGTGGTATCTGGTCTTTAATAGAATGATCAGTCCTTTCCTGACTCAGAGGACCAAGAGCAAGTTTGTGTTTGCAGGCCCGTCCAAATCTGCTGATGCCCTTctcag GTACATAGCGCCGGAGCAACTTCCAGTTCAGTACGGTGGCCTGAGCAGGGAAGGTGAGCAGGAGTTCTCCCCTGCTGACCCTGCTACAGAGATCACCATAAAGCCAGCATCCAAACACACCGTTGAATTTGTAGTTTCTGAG ACCGGGCTTCTGGTGTGGGAGGTCCGAGTGTTGGGCTGGGATGTGAGCTATGGAGCAGAGTTTGTGCCCAGCGCCGAGGACGGGTACACAGTGATCGTGCATAAGACTAGGAAGATAACGCTGGCAGACGAGCCCGTGATCGGCGACAGCTTCAAAATTGGAGAACCGGGTAAGGTGGTGCTCACCATTGACAACCAAAGCTCCAAGAAGAAGAAGCTCGTGTACAGGTCCAAGACCAAACCTTCGTCGGATTGA